ctctccatcaccgtgtggttggCGTACATAAGGTCTATCCAGTAGCCGCTGTGATACAGGTCCTCCCTGGTCAGACCGGACGCCCGGAAGACGTTCTTATTACAGAAGGTAACCGCGGGGAAGGACATGTTGTGAGCCCACACCATATAGATCTTGGTGACGGCAGGGTAGGACATCAGGTAGAGGACTCGGTTTCTGGACCAGGTGAGGAGGAGGGCGATGCAGAGGAAAAAGGCCATGATCCATGTCACACGCTGCAGTTTGGTTTTGTCCGGGGAGAAAATGAACTTCAACCCGTGGACTTTGGTCCTCATTATGAAACCCACTGTGATCTCCTTCAATGATTCTTTGGACGAGTTTGGGAGCGTGATGTCTTTGCCGCCGTCTTGTCCCACAGAGAGCGACTCACACATGGATGGCTTTAACATAATTTTCTGTTATTTAATAGCTACCCAACCTTACTTCTCCAATCTGACCAAAAAAACCTCCAAGCAGCGATAACGGGACCCTTTGTGTGCGGCGATCACATCAGAAATCGACGCTCCTCGGGAAGAGTAAAACTGACCTACATGAAATCATCAGTCCATCCTTGGAGGAATTTAGGCTACACAATAAAATCACCAGTCCATCCTTGGAGGAATTCAGGTGTAAGCAATGTTTTCACTCCCACaagcacttaaaaaaacaacaacaaaaaacaatccCTTGTAGCTCACTCTCCAGTATCACAAAACACTCGCCGCCTTTCTCTTCTAGTGGCAAGGGAAACAAGAATCCTCCTTCCTTTTTTCCACAGAAGCTTCTTAAGAGCGTTGACTTGCAGCTCGCTGGAAGGAATAGAACGCTTGTTGCGCTCCACACACACTCTTTAAAGCGGGGAGAAATGAGGTGGAGCCATCGAATGAAAAGGTTCTCCTTCGGTGATGAAGCAGCCGACTTCCAAATGGATATACATCAATCAGTGGAAAAATAACTGCGGTAATAAAACTGTGAAGCAAAATTTATGATCCTTGTTATTAAATTAACTGCAGCTTGTTTTtagatcaatatatatatatatatatatatatatatatatatatatatatatatatatatatatatatagaaactaGAGCATGAGAGAGAGAAAGATCTACAATAAGAAATGTTTAAGCtgtctttgaaaaaaaatacatgtgaaTGTTAAGCAGGAAAACCTAATTACAAACCATGGCGGAACAGCTAATGAGAAAAATAACGGTTAAATCATAGTTTTTCTTAAACAACCACAAaggaccgtattttccggacaataaggcacacttaaaatcctgttTTTTCCTCCAAACCCAACATTGCGCcttatgtacagaataattctggttttgcttaccgacctcgaatcaattttatttggtacatggtgtaataagtgtgaccagtaggtggcagtcaaacataagagatatgtgtagactgcactgtgATGGCAAtatcactcaagtaaacaacaccaacttcTTACATGTTACATTGAAAAAATAGAactttacacacggcgctcaaaaatcaatcaaaatgttttagtacgacttagataagttccattgaaaatttagaacattacacacggcgctcaaaaatcgatcaacatgttttagtacgatttcggtaagctatgaagctgcaccgcttgatgtacTTCAACATATGAgcattattatagtgtgtgtataaggtaagacattatctagcgttttgtttcgcaatattatgcaaaagctatttttcttaccttctggtacctgctgatttgtatttgggatctgcataagtcctgaaaaattgtgcgggtCCGCCCTTGTAATCTGTGCCAAAACTGTAGTCgattagcttcttctttttctttatcttcttgttatgggacattcatcctccgctgttgccatttataatataaagtagGGTAAAAttgttatatctgtcagtaaactcgccatgaaagcgctaaaacataccggtgtagtgagtttacattattcacacaaggaactttagttattagagggttccggtcggactTTTTTTTcacggacacatttccggcgttgttgttgtttccagatgaggatATGCTGCTGCGTTATTAATTTAAATAAAgtcggaatgtcattaaaacagttagctccatcttttgatacttcttccactcccatccttgcacgctataccgctacaacaaagatgacggggagaagacgctgtcgaaggtgagc
The DNA window shown above is from Nerophis ophidion isolate RoL-2023_Sa linkage group LG14, RoL_Noph_v1.0, whole genome shotgun sequence and carries:
- the LOC133568494 gene encoding acid-sensing ion channel 1-like, translated to MRTKVHGLKFIFSPDKTKLQRVTWIMAFFLCIALLLTWSRNRVLYLMSYPAVTKIYMVWAHNMSFPAVTFCNKNVFRASGLTREDLYHSGYWIDLMYANHTVMERSLAILKESHKQGLVSLLDFNNYTQPAGYRVNTTEMMGRLGHQLDDMLLQCWFRGDTCTSRNFSTVCMKR